The genome window CTGGTGGGTGGTGGAGCTTTCGGGAGATGAGGGAGTTCACCTGGGTCAGGAGCTCATCTGGGGTGGGTGGGCTACCGGGTGGCTTCTTGGGAGGCTCACCTGGGGTTAGGAGGCTCCTGGGGGCCACCACCCTGCAACTTCTTCACCAGCATCTCACTGCTGCGCCGCAGGGCATCTCGGAGCTTCCCAAAGGAGCCGCTGCGCCGCAGGGAGCCACTACCGTCCTGCGGGGTGGACcagtctttctctctgccacacTGATGACCCCTCCTCCTGGCCCGGCCCAGCCCCCAGACTCACCCCGCTCCACTCAGCTGCAGGCCCTGCCTCCTCAAAGTCAGACTCAGGCCGCGCCCCGGCCCCCCCTGCCACATCTCGGCTGCCCCGGCGGTCTCCGCGCCCGCCGCTGCCATCTTTCAGCAGTTCCACCACCTTGGTCTGGCTTGCGGGGTCCAGGCCCTGAGGGAGGAGCAGGGCGTATCAGCTGGAGCCCTGAATCCTGACGGGAACACACACGGCCACCCAGGTCCCTGCCCACATCCCCCCATGCCCGTTGGCCCACCTGCTTGCGGCTGCGGCTGGCACAGTCCTCCAGTGTATGTGCAGCTTCTAGCTTGCCCTGGCGCCGGTACAGGGCCCCCAAGCTGCGCAGGGTGGTGTTGACTGTGGGGCTGTGGATGGGACAGCAGGGTGGTGTCCAACTCCGTGTTCCCCGGGCAACCAGGCCCATCCTAGCCTCCGGCCCACATGGGGCCCTGAGGAACCATCCCGCCGACCAGAATCTCTCCCCTCTTGTGTCCAGCCCTGTGCTAGGCCTACTTAGACTCTCCTGTCTTGGAATCACCCCAGGTGTCTAGGGTTGGGGACCTGGCCCCAGAGCCCTAAGTGGGATGTTGCCACCAGGACTAAAAGCTGGGAGACCCAAGGGCAAGATAATCGGGCTGTCCCAGTGCAGAAAGCCTTTTTGGGACAGGTAGCCTATGACTCAGTTCTTGAAAGACAAATTGAcacagaggggtgtgtgtgtgtgtgtgtgtgagcattaCGCAGCGTAGAGTTTGGACCGGGCCCTGACCCAGGATGCTGTTTCCCGCCGTCTGTTCAGTTCCAGCCGCACCCTGCCGTCCTCACCTGTCCACTTTACAGGCCTTGTACCAGCTGCCATACTCCCCGTAGGGGGTGCTGTCCCGGCGCTTGTCCTGGAGGAAGGAATGGTCAGGGGAGGTGGCAGAAGTCCCTCCCCTCTACATATCCCTCAGCTCACCCTGCCTCCCCAgaccaccccagccctgcccacggAGCTACCTTGCTCTCCTCCCGTTCTTCTGCGTGCATCCAGATGGGCTTGTTGTCCcctggggggagaaagggggccGTCACCAGCCTCCCATATAGGCTTCTCCTGGTTGAAACATAGGActggggtctggggagggggtCGGGGGTACCCAAAAAGGATCAGGATTGGGCttcgttgaatgaatgaaggtatgaatgaatgaatgagtgaacaaaaaaCAGACTCGAAACAATACTGACCCTCTTCTGGAACACGGAGATGACATGGTACGGGCCTGTGTTTGAGGGGCTTGGGATAGAGGCCTGGGGGGAGCGGGTCCTTAAACGCCTCAAGTCCACGGCCTGGGGCACATGCTGGGCCTGAAGGACAGGCCAGGCTTGTGACCCCAGAGCAGGAAATGACTGACCACTGGGGGCTGGAAGGTGGCTTCCCAGCCGGGAAAACATTCGGGGTGGGCCCTCACAGTGAGCAGGAATCCCCAGCGGAGGAAGGGGAAGACTCTGCTAAGGGCACACGCAGCACCAGCAGGACCCGGGAGGCTGTGTGAGTTAGGCTCATGTGTTCACACGTGCATACACACGGCTGGGAACCAGCCAGACCCCACAAGGGCCCGCCAAGCTCAAGTATTTGCCCTGGATGCTGATGGCCGGCCAGGCTTGCGCTGTGTGAGCCGGGGGCACGTGGTGGTCTGAGCCTCACCATTGACAGAGCCAAACTCTTTCTCGTGGGCGCGGGTGAGGATCTCCTTGTACAGGGTCTCTGCGTCCTGGTACTTGCCCTGCTTCAGGTAGCAGGAGGCCTGGAAGGAAGGGCCCAGAGAGCGAGCGGGGATATGGGGAGCTGagccttctccttccttccccttcactCCTGCCCTCGCCCCGCCCCACTCCCGGCTCAGGGTACCAGGTTGTTCTTGGTCTTGGCCACGTTGGGGTCATCAGGCCCAAGGCGGGTGGCGTAGATCTCCAGGGCCCTGCGGTAGTAGTGCTCCACCTCCTCGGCTTTGCCCTGGTTCTGGCACAGTAGGGCCAGGTTGCTCAGCTGCTTGGCCACGTCCGGATGAAACTTGCCCAGGACCTGGGAGCAGGAGCCAGTGGCTGGGCTCAGGGCTGCCCTCAGCCCCCGCCTGCTGGGCCCTGCtggcctgcccagccctgcctgctccCACCTTCTCTCGGATTTCCAGCGCCCGCTTGCACAGGGGCTCGGCCTCTTTGTACTTGCCCCGCTTGCCATACAGAACTGCCAGGTTGTTTAATGTTGCGGCCACCTGTCGGGGAGCGGGGGCAGAATCGACACTCAGTGATCCAGGGCcctgcccagggcagggcaggggccagCCCCCACCTCGCACCCACTCTCACTCACAGCCGGATGGTCTTTGCCCAGTGTCTTCTCACGGATGGCCAGGGCATCGTTGAGCAGGTGGGCAGCCTCTTTGTACTTGTTCTGGTCCCTGAGTGCAGGTAGAAGCACAGTGAGGGGTGTCCTCCAGCCCAAGGCCCTCCCCCTGTTGGTCCCAGATCCCCATGGTCACTCCTCTGGTATTTATTGATGAGTGGATGATTATGACGCAGGGGTTGGGGAGACCTGGTCAGCCTCTGCCCTCCAGGGGCTTGGGGGGACTTTGAACAGTTTACTCACAACTCACCAGGGCATCGAGTACTGGGATAGGATGTGCCAGACTCCCCAGGATTCTACCCCAACTTCCTCATGCCCAGTGCACCTTGCTGTCTActccccagggcctttgctcatACTGTTCTTTCCAGCAAGGAAAACTTTTCCAACCCTCTCATGTTCTGGGCACTCCTCTTTCACCAAAGACCTGGACTGCCTCCTTTGTGTCCTTAGAGTCCTCAGGACTCTAGCTATGTCCCCATCCCTAGCTATGCCCAAGCCTTTATCCTCCAATAAGCCCAGACTCAGGGAGGCCCTAGGCACCCCATAGGCCCAGGCCTCTCTGGGCATAAGCTCCTCATCTGCGGCCGGGCTGCCTGGTAGAGCCGAGCTGCCCAGTCCCGGCCCACAGCAGGGACCGGGGGTTTGTGACCCAGGGCTGGAGCCCTCAGGCAGCGTGCAGACTCTCACAGATGCTTGTGACCAGAGGCGCCCTCACCGATAGACCAAAGCCAGGATGTTCAGCATGGTGGCGACGTCAGGGTGGTCATGGCCTGAGGTCTTCTCCAGGTCCTCGAGCGCCTGCTTGCAGAGTGGCACGGCCACCTCGTAGCGGCCCTGGGAGGCGTACTGAATCACCAGGTTGTGTAGCGTGCGGAGCCGTGCTGGGATTTCATAGCCCCCGTGCTGGGCAGCCACATCCCCTcctccagggctgggggctgcaAGGCCAAGAGCAGACCAGATGTGCCCACTGCTCCCCAGGGCGGGGCTGGCACATGCAAGCCATGCCTTTGACCTACCCTACAAGTCACTAGCtattctgcctcagtttccccatctgtagagTGGGTAGAGTCCTAGTCCCAATCCCTCAAGCTGTGTGTTGTAGAGCAAGCCGCCTAACCCCCGAGCCGCAGCTGCCCATCTGCAGGAGGGAGACTTGGACATGGGGGCTCGACGCCATTAGCAAGCCGAACACGGGCCTTGGGCTCAGCCCTGTGCATGCGTCCTCCTCAACCCTCAGAGGAggctgagagggagagaaaccagtgGTCCCAGGACGACTTGTGGCAGAGCACGACCTGAGCCCAGGCCAGGCTGCTCCAAAGCTCTCTACTGCGATACCTGTTCCTCAGAGCTTAGGGGGAGAGAAGCAACACGTGAGACCTGCCTGACGACTCCAGCATGCTGGGCTGTGATGGTCAGAAACGCGGCGGGAAAGAACACGGTGGACTTTCGGTCACCGTTTCTGGTGACCGCTGGGTCCCAAGGACAGGAGTTCCCACagcccccccctccccttccccagaacCAGCCGCCCCTCTGCACCTGGGCTCTGCTCCTCCTCGTTGGGGAACAGGTCATCCAGTGAGTCTTTGGGGAcatcccccttctcctcctgagGACAGAATGAGCGTCAGTGTCAGTGGCTGGGTCAGAGCCCAGTGGACTCCgtgtccctccctgctcccaggacccCCGCCCGATGGCCCTGCAGCGGCCGTGGTGGGGGCTCACACTGGGGGACGTGTCCTCATCCAGCTTGCGGATCTGGCTCATGAACAGCAGGTGCTGCTTCTCCTCCTCGAGCTGGGCCACGGCCTGCTCGCTGCGCTGCAGCTTCTGCTGGGTTCCGGCCAGCTCCTCTCGCAGCCACTGGTTCTCCTGCACTAGACGCCGCACCTGAGCCCGCAGCTTCTGCTTTTCTGACTCCACGGCCCCCAGGTGGCTCGACAGCGCCAGGATCACCTGTGGTGCCAGCCAGCCAGGATGAGGGCTAGTCTCGTCCACCCCCAGCCTGGGCCTCCTGGGGTGCTGGGGCCTGGCCCTGCCTACAGGGCTGAGGGCCACCAAGTTCTCCTTTTGTCAAGGGAGTTTCCCCCGAAGGCCCCAAATAGACCCTAGTCCAGGACCTGAACCCAGGAGGTTTgggaccacccccccaccccccaccccagcttcttCCTGCTGGGGTCAGGCCCTGGGTTCCCAGGCTGGCTCTGCTGGACTCGGAGAAAGTCCATCCCCTCCCCTGGGCCTCTAGCTAGTCCTCTGCATTAAAACTCCCAGGTCCCACCTCACTGACTTGATCACGAAGAGGGCTGGCTGCGGTTCTGTGCTTTCCCTGAGCGAGCCattctcttcctttgtctctcctGGGGGTTGTACCCAAGCTCTGCTGCCACAGCCACTATCCCAGTGCCCCCTACCCCAGCGCTAGCAATTTCCTAAGAACCCTGAGAAGTGGCTGAAGGGACATGGAAAGACCCCATCCTGATTTCTGCCAAGGTAAGCCCCTGGTCTTATGCAGCTCCTAGAAAGGAGAGGTGTATGTGTCCCAAGCCCCCTGGgaaccagaggggaaggggaccCAGAGGCCTCAGCTTCAGCCCCTACCCGTCTTTCCAACCTCTAGGACTCTTTTCCTGAGCCCTTAAGTTCTTCCTGCCTTGGAGCCTCGCACAGGCTCTACTCTTTCTCCACCCTTCACAGCCAGGGTCATTCCCGCAGCCCCAGGAAAGAAGGGCACTTTCCCTCCATGCCATCCTCTTGCCCATCTGTGTCGGCGTCTGCGCACACTAGGAGGGGGACCCCTCTGTGTTTCTCTCCGTACCCGGCAGCCAACCGGCCAAGGAGGGAATGACCAGCACACCACACTGCCACAGGGCCAGGCCGTCTGGGACCCCGCACTTTCTAGCTGACTAGCAAATGCGTAAGTGACAGGTGTTTTCACAACcgctagctttttaaaaaattccctaaaCAGCCTGGAAGTATACACAGCAGATGGCATGAGCCCtattttaaagacaaggaaaccAAGATGATGCCACCTGCCTAGGATATCTGGAGCCAGACGGCATCTCAGCCAACACTGCTCTGGAGAAAGTGTGTACTCCTTGTCCACCCCTCGTCCGCCTCCTGAATTATCTCCATCACCATATCGTCCTGGCAGCCCCAGTGTCAAGAGGACCAAAACAGAACCCCTGATCATGTAGGCTTTCTTGCCCCCTTCACTTGCTGCAACCACACTCTGGGTTAcactgccctcctctctctctccctctcccttacttCACCTCCAGGTCCTGCTGGACCCACCTCCAGAACATCCAGAACATGcagtcctttctctcctccctcgcAGCCACCTCTGTAGTCCAGGCTACCATTCCTCATTTGAATTCCGGCAGTGGCTTGCTAGCTACCTGCCACCTGCTTCCGCCCTTGATGTGCTCCATATGGTTCATTCTCCACCCCTCAGCCGAagggagtttttattttaagactcttttattaaaagtaatttctacacccaacaagggacttgaactcacaatctcagaatcaagagtcacatgttctactgaatCAGCCAGGCGCTCCCAAAGGAAGCTTTTAAAATCTAAGGCGGACTGTATCTTTTGACTACTGAAGCCCTCCAAAAGCTTCCTACTTTTCTGAGAATACGACCCAAGCTACTAAGCTGCAGCATGATCTTGTCCACAGgcctctcctgtccctctccttccccaggaagCTCTGGTTAGAcaggtcttctctcttttctcccaccACAAGATCTCTCCtatctcaggacctttgcacatgtaacctcttgcctccctcccttttctgaAGGCCAGTTCATTTCTTCCTTCGGGTCCTggcttaaatgtcacttccttaGAAGTCTTCCCTGACCCATAAACAAGACCTCCGGCTTTAAGCTATCTCAAGATCTTGTTCTCTATGTAGAACTTAATCACAACATGTAGCAAATGTACGTGTGTTTCTGACTCTCTCCCCAGTAGATTAGGGCAGAGATCTTGTCTCTTGTTGGACCTGTGTCTCTGGCACATAACagactgcctggcacatagtgggcaCTTGATAATTTACCTGTAaaggaatgaataagaaaatgaaggggaGGCGGTTCTTAAGGACCTCCTTTTTGTTCTCCTATGCTTTTGGCCTCCTCTACCCATCAGAGAAGTCAGGAACAGGGTTCTGCGTGGGGACTAAAGGATGATCAGGCTCTTCTGAGGCAAGGCACAGCTGGGGTTTTCAAAGCCAGTTCATTTTTCACCAGATATTTACCGTGGGCTCCAGAGGCCACAGGGTTCCCTGTTCTGGTTCTGTTCCTACACTGCCAGGATTCCTCTGGAAGGCTCCATCCCTCCCGTAACCTCCCACCTCAGCATCCCACACCAGCCTACCTGGGCCTCCCCCAGACCCAGCTCGATGGCTTCCAGGGAGCGACGCAGGAGGACACATCGCTCCTGTGAGCCCGGCTCCGCCTCGCCAGCTTCATGAGCTACCAAGGGAGCGAGAAGGGCACGATGCTCCCCGCGTAGGGTCTCCAGGCCTTGGATGACGGCCTTGGTGCCCAGCACAATCTCATCCTGGCTCAGCTTCTCCTCCCGCGGAAGCACCATCGTAGCCATGGCGTGCCGCCTGTGAAGGCGAGGGGGCGGGCAGGCGAGTGCCGGGCCTGGGGCCACACCGCCGTCCGCCCCGAATTAGGTAAACACCTCCAGTCCCAGGACGCCTGGGTCCCCAGGGTGCCCGGGTCCCCCAGCCGGCAACCCGTACCGTGCCCGCGCTCGGCCTACAGGGGGCGCGCCCAGCTCGTCTCGGCCAGGGAGACGCAATGCGGTGAGACCGGTGAGGCTGGACCCGGATTCGGCCCAGACCACCGGCTCAGGCCGGCTGGGGACTTCCCCGGGGACTCCCCTAGCCAGGACAGGGAGCGCTGGAGAACGGTCCTACAGGGATCGTGGAGGCTCACTCCAGTGCAGGAGACCCCGGCGCCTCTAGGGGATGCAGACCCAACCCCTCGGGCAGCCCCTTCCCCAAAAGGCAGCCGAGTCACAGAGCCCCTCCTCTAGGGAAGGCCGCCCCTTGGGAGACCCTTCCCCTAGAGGGCCTTTAGATCTCGGCTTCTtcgtctccccccaccccgaggcCGCGCCCACAATGACCGCTCCCCGTACGCCGGCGCGACGTCCCGCAGATCCCCCTCCCCTGAAAAGGCCGAGCTCCCGCCCCCGGCCACCCAGGACCGCGCCCCCTCCCAGCAGGCCGGCCTCGTTCTCCCACAGCCTGCGCCCACGACGACCCCTCCCCTAGGCGGACCCAGAGGCCCGTCTCCCGACCTGATCAGCCCGCGCGGACCTACGCCTTCGGCTCGGGCCGGGCTCCTGCTCAGGTTCCGGCTCCCGCCCCGCTTCACCCGGACCCGCAGCCGTGAGCGGGTCCCGCCGCCTCCATCCCGCCGGCCTTCCCAGCAGTCCCCGCGCCGCCTTAAAGGTGAAGCCTCTACCTCGGCGGCGTCGGAGGGGGCGAAACGCGCTCTTCTCTTCCCGCAGGCTGCCTTAAAGGAGCGCGCAGGCCGGAGTCtctcagggctgggaggggggacTGGGGCGGGGCCATGCGATGTGGGGGGCGGGGTCAttgcgggggcggggcgggggctccCGGAGGCACCGGTTCCCAAAGGCCACCACCCCTACCCCCGCGGCCTCGGATTCCTCGACTGTACACCGCCCCCAGGTCGCAGGGGTGTGCAAAGGCTCGGGAGATCCTAACCCTGCACGCACCCAGTGCCACGGCCAAAGAGGACAGCGGTAGAAACCGAGGCGCAAGAAGAAGgcctggcctcctggcctcctccGAATACAGAACCAGACTTTTGACATTTATTGACGTTTATCGAGGTAGTTGCCACTTCCTGAGCGCTTATTGTATGTCGGACGCTTTGATGCTTTAAGTGCATGCACTCATTTAATGCCCACAAAGACCCAATGAACCGAGCACTGCTGTTACCCGCGTCTTCCAGGTCTGATCCCAGGCCCCTTTGTCTCCACAGACTAGTTATGCCCCTCGCCCAACTTTCAGAACTGTTTATGTCCCTGTGGGATTCGTAGTAGTTTAGGGCTGTTTCCTAGGGGAAGGGCTTCTTGGCCCTAAGGGAGAAAAAGTTGACGAACAGCAGCTGGGCATCTGTGGAAACAGAGAGTCTTATCCCTGTGGGTGAATGGCCACAAGTGATGTCTGTTGACCACCTGCCCAAGGCAAAGTGATTCTGGCCTCAGagtaaatgtcacctcctcagagagcctTCTCTGAtccctgacttctctctctctctttttttttttttttttttaaagattgtatttatttatttgagagagagacagggagagagagcatgagtgagaagaagggcagagagagaagcagactccccgtggagctgggagcccgatgcaggactcgatcctgggactccgagatcatgacctgagccgaaagcagttgtccaaccaactgagccacccaggcgtcctgcctGCCTGGCCCTGCTGGAATGATCCCTGACTTCTCATAGAGCCACCTCCTACACCTGTTTCTCTCTGTAGAACTTAgttcttctaatatttttcttgttggttttctgtCTCCTCCCTAGAATGCAGCCCAAGACCTGCTTGTCATGTTCACTTCCGTAGTAGCCCCTGGCCAGCCACACAAAAACAATTAGTaaatgttggtttaaaaaaaagtgtgggggcgcctgggtggctcagtcgttaatccttaagcatctgccttcagctcaggtcgtgatcccagggtcctgggatccagcccccaatccagctccctgctcagcgggcagccttcttctccctctcccactcccctgcttgtgttccctccttgctgtgtctgtctctctgtcaaataaataaataaaatctttaaaaaagaaaaaaaaaatgtgggagggGGCACCTGTTGGCCTTGCCAAATCCCTTCCAGGCCCAGGTTTTGGTCTGATGCTCTGCAGCTCTGGATTGGTGGCTACTCTGGCACTGCCCCCACTGCCCCTAGGTTGATATCACTAGTGGGCGACAGCAGGGTAACCCCTTGAGGTACAAACCCTGCATAACAAAGCCTGGCCCTGGTCCCAGAGATCTGGGATGTTCCTTATGAGTCAAGGTGTATTCAGACCCAGAGTCCCCCAGGTTCAGTGTCCCGGTGGATGCCAGAATCCCCTTGGCATCATCTCTGCCAGGGAGAAGTCCTACATTCCTAGGTCAAGGATGTCCTTTGACAGGGAGCTCACCACATTCTGCTGTGAGACTGATCTAAAGGTTAGGAAGTTCTCCTTAGCTCGGAAATTACCTTCCAAACTCAAGTTCCGTCTTCAGGAAGAACagcttcttctcttttcctagtGGAGATATTTGCAGACCTCTGTGGTCCCCCACCCAGGCTTCTCCTTGCCTGTCCTGACAAACCTGTCCCTTTACCTTCCTTGCTCCAGTTTCCTGACCCTTCTCCACTCCAGTTTCTTTTTTCGGGGTGTATTTTAGGTTCAATCAAAGACTGCTCAGAATGTGGTGCTCAGTCAGTCCAGGGCTCAGGGATCCAGCCAGGGAGTGAACTTCACGGATCACAGAGGGATAGTCCGCACGTAAGGACAATGCCACCTGCCCACTGTGAAGTTGCAGGCCAGGCTAAGTTTGAGAGCCACCACACTGGGTCTGCTCAGGGTAAGCTTGTCGGCTAAAACCCTAGACTTGTGTGCCTCCCAGTTCCGTCCTGCCAGGTTCTTCCAAGTTCTGAGCTCCTGCCCATTATTGTTTTCCCCCAGTGATTTTTAAAGGTAGCTAGAATAGTTCTACAATGCAAAATTCAAAAGGCACCTACAAGTTACAGTGCCctatacttctttctttctgatggctgtccTCAGCCCTCAGCTCTTCTCCCCAGGATCTCCTACTGTTACCAGTTTCCTGTGTTCATCCATTAGATTGTGTCCCTTAGTGTTGAACTTGGGTTTGTCCTTGTCAGTCTTCCTCCAGGCTCCAGCAGGTTGGAGTCTTTAGTGTTTGGGGGTCTGTCTTCCTTTAGCCCTCCTATAGGCCTTTTCTCCCAGAAGAGGGCTGGCTGCAGTGTGATAATCGGTGTGATAATTTCACGATATGAAAACCTCATATCGTGACTGCATTCCCAACTTGACGGCAAGTTCCTGGAGAGGAAACGGGAATCTGGAGCTCAGGGCCCCTTTGTCGTTCTTATCGAGGCTCGACTTGGGAATGTCTTGTGAAAGAGGCTTCATTGGAAGGTTCTTCTAGAGGTTGGGATTCACTGGTGCCACGTGGGTCCTGGGTATCTCTTATTATTTTAAGCCTTCAGTGGTGCCCCGTGCTGTGCGTCCTGGGTGGAGAGCCACCGCTTAAATGTTTTTGTTCTAtaagtaaggaaactgaagccgGGAGAGGGGAAGGCAGCTGCACGTGCAGAGAGAGCATGCTGTAGTCGGGGAGCTCAGGCTCCCAGTGACCACCATGTCCTTCTCTCATCTATAGAACAGCTTATTTTGCTGCATTGTGTGGGGGAGACAGACCACATAGAGTAGCGGTCAAGAGAACTGAGGTCCGATTGCTTGTATACACCCTCAACACAGCCTCACGCAGGTCCACCTGGAAGCCCTGAACGGACACTTGTCTGCCACATGCACGTGGAGGTGTGCCCGTGTTTACAGGCCCACGTAGGACCATATGACACATACCCAAGCACAAACACACAGCCACAACCGCTGCCTtttccccttgtgctctctctcagtctaATAGCGCATATTCCTTTTGTCATCTTTTTCCAGGTAAATGGAAAGAGCATTTTTCAGTCTCCCTTTATGACTTCTGCTGGATTCCTGCTCTGGCTTTTCTGCTCTCCACAGGGTTCTGGGCTTTCTTTGTGATTCTCTTTGGCCATcctgccctgctcctccctgtgtgctgagtaggggtgggggtgggggtctgccCTGCTGGGTTCTCAGGCTCTTATCTTGCTTTAAAGCACTTAATCTTGCATGTGTCCAACCTTTTCAGCCACTTGGCTTCTAATCTTGTCCCTGAGGGTTCTACTGTGCATCTCCCAGAAGAGACTGTTACTTCATCCCGCTCTGTTCTGCATTCCCCCTGCAGCTGCTGGTCTCCTGCCAGTCTGCTGATGGGTGCTCTGTTAGCGGAGAAAAAGGGAGGAGTCTATGCCCAGTGGTGATTCAGCTCCTTATGCCATTTTCTGCAGAGCTTATCAGTTTGCCTCCGCCTGTCCCATGCCTGGGGAGGTTGTTTTGctacttttaatgttttctccctTAAAATCactcctcctgctcccaccccttccccttggATCCTCAGAAGCACCTATTCCATTGAAATctgctttcttaaatttttctttttcctttggctaGCGTCACTACTTTTCTTGGAAGTGTTTGGGGGGCACTTTTTCCAAGCATATCTTCCACCTGGAAATGTCAGAAGGTTCATGACATGCTCAAGATTGGAGGCTCCTTCAAGATCGTGTCTCCTTTACGTGATGAGCAGCTCATTGCTTCCTGAGGAACTCGTTCTACTGTGAACACCCCTGGTTGTCCATTCTTTCTGCCCCTGAGTCAAGAGTCCGGACTGCTTAGAGCTCCCCCAAGAGGCTCCTGATTGCTATCCTGGTAGCCACTTGGCAAACCGG of Mustela nigripes isolate SB6536 chromosome 1, MUSNIG.SB6536, whole genome shotgun sequence contains these proteins:
- the KLC2 gene encoding kinesin light chain 2 isoform X1, translated to MATMVLPREEKLSQDEIVLGTKAVIQGLETLRGEHRALLAPLVAHEAGEAEPGSQERCVLLRRSLEAIELGLGEAQVILALSSHLGAVESEKQKLRAQVRRLVQENQWLREELAGTQQKLQRSEQAVAQLEEEKQHLLFMSQIRKLDEDTSPSEEKGDVPKDSLDDLFPNEEEQSPAPSPGGGDVAAQHGGYEIPARLRTLHNLVIQYASQGRYEVAVPLCKQALEDLEKTSGHDHPDVATMLNILALVYRDQNKYKEAAHLLNDALAIREKTLGKDHPAVAATLNNLAVLYGKRGKYKEAEPLCKRALEIREKVLGKFHPDVAKQLSNLALLCQNQGKAEEVEHYYRRALEIYATRLGPDDPNVAKTKNNLASCYLKQGKYQDAETLYKEILTRAHEKEFGSVNGPACAPGRGLEAFKDPLPPGLYPKPLKHRPVPCHLRVPEEGDNKPIWMHAEEREESKDKRRDSTPYGEYGSWYKACKVDSPTVNTTLRSLGALYRRQGKLEAAHTLEDCASRSRKQGLDPASQTKVVELLKDGSGGRGDRRGSRDVAGGAGARPESDFEEAGPAAEWSGDGSGSLRRSGSFGKLRDALRRSSEMLVKKLQGGGPQEPPNPRMKRASSLNFLNKSVEEPVQPGATGFSDSRTLSSSSMDLSRRSSLVG
- the KLC2 gene encoding kinesin light chain 2 isoform X2, whose translation is MATMVLPREEKLSQDEIVLGTKAVIQGLETLRGEHRALLAPLVAHEAGEAEPGSQERCVLLRRSLEAIELGLGEAQVILALSSHLGAVESEKQKLRAQVRRLVQENQWLREELAGTQQKLQRSEQAVAQLEEEKQHLLFMSQIRKLDEDTSPSEEKGDVPKDSLDDLFPNEEEQSPAPSPGGGDVAAQHGGYEIPARLRTLHNLVIQYASQGRYEVAVPLCKQALEDLEKTSGHDHPDVATMLNILALVYRDQNKYKEAAHLLNDALAIREKTLGKDHPAVAATLNNLAVLYGKRGKYKEAEPLCKRALEIREKVLGKFHPDVAKQLSNLALLCQNQGKAEEVEHYYRRALEIYATRLGPDDPNVAKTKNNLASCYLKQGKYQDAETLYKEILTRAHEKEFGSVNGDNKPIWMHAEEREESKDKRRDSTPYGEYGSWYKACKVDSPTVNTTLRSLGALYRRQGKLEAAHTLEDCASRSRKQGLDPASQTKVVELLKDGSGGRGDRRGSRDVAGGAGARPESDFEEAGPAAEWSGDGSGSLRRSGSFGKLRDALRRSSEMLVKKLQGGGPQEPPNPRMKRASSLNFLNKSVEEPVQPGATGFSDSRTLSSSSMDLSRRSSLVG